A stretch of the Clostridiales bacterium genome encodes the following:
- a CDS encoding NFACT family protein has product MPMDGLTVGFAARELNRILQGGRVDKITQPERDAVILVIRAGSENHRLLLCASPNNARCHLTKGSFSNPLEPPALCMLMRKQLTGARVTGIRQVEGDRVIHVDLDAVNEMGDHVLRRLVLEIMGRHSNLMLLDENGRMLEAARHVSPDMSRVRQVQPGMTYLPPPSQGKLNPEDLTGEALYERLRALEPGRFSRSIADHITGLSRPAAEELAMRVLAPGDTWPEDLRTACDRLADLIHRLPDMADPRVLFNPDGTAEEVFAFPYFTRDLSAQKAYPTLSEAMEICFGSRDAKDRLNQKSASMLRTLKTHVERCEKKLAMQEEELASAERMEEYRMMGEAINANLYQLKKGMTEAVLPDWFSASGGEITVPLDIRLTPSQNAQKYFKKYQKARSARETAAVQKAKTLEELDYLEGMLLDLDKCTGESELEEIRQELVRTGYMKRVTNRRQQRQLPQSQPYRFRSADGIEILVGKNAAQNDRLTASAKPDEMWLHAKDMPGSHVIIRAEGEIPRDTLMQAAILAAWYSKGQRSSMVPIDYTRKKYVKKPSGAAPGKVIYTHHKTAYITAEEDDVRNIPVIS; this is encoded by the coding sequence ATGCCGATGGACGGACTGACGGTAGGATTTGCCGCCAGGGAGCTGAACCGGATCCTGCAGGGCGGCCGGGTGGATAAAATCACCCAGCCGGAACGGGATGCGGTGATTCTGGTGATTCGTGCGGGAAGCGAAAATCACCGGCTGCTGCTCTGCGCCTCCCCGAATAATGCCCGCTGCCATCTGACAAAGGGTTCCTTTTCCAACCCGCTGGAACCGCCGGCGCTGTGCATGCTCATGCGGAAGCAGCTGACCGGTGCCCGTGTCACAGGGATCCGCCAGGTCGAAGGCGACCGGGTAATCCATGTGGACCTGGATGCCGTCAACGAAATGGGCGACCATGTGCTCCGCCGGCTGGTACTGGAAATCATGGGCCGCCATTCCAACCTGATGCTGCTGGATGAGAACGGCCGCATGCTTGAAGCCGCCCGCCACGTCAGTCCGGATATGAGCCGGGTGCGCCAGGTGCAGCCGGGCATGACCTATCTGCCTCCGCCCTCCCAGGGCAAGCTGAACCCGGAAGACCTGACCGGCGAAGCGCTTTATGAACGCCTGCGGGCTCTCGAGCCCGGGCGCTTCAGCCGTTCGATCGCGGATCATATTACGGGCCTCAGCCGTCCTGCGGCGGAAGAGCTGGCCATGCGCGTCCTGGCGCCGGGAGATACCTGGCCGGAAGACCTGCGCACTGCCTGTGACCGGCTGGCGGATCTGATTCACCGCCTGCCGGATATGGCGGATCCCCGCGTCCTTTTCAACCCCGACGGTACCGCGGAAGAGGTTTTCGCGTTCCCCTATTTCACCCGTGACCTTTCCGCACAGAAGGCGTATCCCACCCTGAGCGAAGCCATGGAGATCTGTTTCGGCAGCCGGGATGCCAAAGACCGGCTGAACCAGAAAAGCGCTTCCATGCTGCGGACGCTGAAAACGCATGTGGAGCGCTGTGAAAAAAAGCTGGCAATGCAGGAGGAGGAATTGGCCTCCGCTGAGCGCATGGAAGAATACCGGATGATGGGCGAAGCCATCAACGCGAACCTGTACCAGCTGAAAAAAGGCATGACCGAAGCGGTTCTCCCCGACTGGTTCAGTGCCTCGGGCGGTGAAATCACCGTACCGCTGGATATCCGCCTGACTCCCAGCCAGAATGCCCAGAAGTATTTCAAAAAGTACCAGAAGGCACGCTCCGCCCGGGAAACAGCCGCAGTACAGAAGGCAAAAACGCTGGAGGAACTGGATTACCTGGAGGGCATGCTGCTGGACCTGGACAAATGCACCGGTGAAAGCGAGCTCGAGGAAATCCGCCAGGAACTGGTGCGCACCGGTTATATGAAGCGGGTTACCAACCGCCGCCAGCAGCGCCAGCTGCCCCAGAGCCAGCCGTACCGTTTCCGTTCCGCCGACGGTATTGAAATCCTTGTCGGTAAGAATGCCGCCCAGAATGACCGCCTGACGGCGTCCGCAAAGCCAGACGAAATGTGGCTTCATGCCAAGGATATGCCCGGAAGTCATGTCATTATCCGCGCTGAAGGGGAAATTCCCCGCGATACGCTGATGCAGGCCGCGATCCTCGCCGCCTGGTACAGCAAGGGACAGCGCAGCTCCATGGTTCCCATTGACTACACCCGGAAAAAATACGTCAAA